A single region of the Thioalkalivibrio nitratireducens DSM 14787 genome encodes:
- a CDS encoding exonuclease domain-containing protein, which yields MIRPGPWIFCWRRRRLALRLPDIPLRTYLKRRMPGLCGDCRDTPFLAVDLETTGLNPARDQILSIGWVAMDGLSIRLETARQTWVRPSQAIPEASAVIHRITDDQAARGGSLGSALALLLRALEGRVMLAHHAAVELGFLDRACVSEYGYPCMIPTVDTLRLAQEQLARRQEAVRSDGLRLGALREQFNLPPYRSHDALSDALAAAELFCAQVSHRAGDGPLPLQQVLHRPGALW from the coding sequence ATGATCCGCCCCGGCCCGTGGATCTTCTGCTGGCGCCGCCGGCGGCTGGCCCTGCGCCTGCCCGATATCCCGCTGCGAACATACCTGAAACGCAGGATGCCGGGACTGTGCGGCGATTGCCGCGACACGCCATTCCTGGCGGTGGATCTCGAGACCACTGGCCTGAACCCCGCGCGCGATCAGATCCTGAGCATCGGCTGGGTCGCGATGGACGGCCTGTCGATCCGCCTGGAGACCGCACGACAGACCTGGGTGCGCCCGTCGCAAGCGATTCCGGAGGCCAGCGCCGTCATTCACCGTATCACCGACGACCAGGCGGCCAGGGGAGGCAGTCTCGGCTCCGCTCTGGCACTGTTGCTGCGGGCGCTGGAAGGACGGGTGATGCTGGCCCACCACGCGGCCGTGGAACTGGGTTTCCTGGACCGCGCCTGCGTGAGCGAGTACGGATACCCGTGCATGATTCCAACCGTGGACACGCTGCGCCTGGCGCAGGAACAACTGGCCCGCAGGCAGGAAGCGGTCCGCTCGGACGGGCTGCGCCTCGGGGCCCTGCGCGAGCAGTTCAACCTGCCTCCCTACCGCTCGCACGACGCATTGAGCGATGCACTGGCTGCAGCCGAGCTGTTCTGTGCCCAGGTCAGCCACCGCGCGGGCGACGGTCCGCTGCCGCTGCAGCAGGTGCTGCACCGCCCGGGTGCCCTGTGGTGA
- the acs gene encoding acetate--CoA ligase codes for MSDTIESALHENRHFPPPADFVANARLKPEEAEALYRKAEEDHEGFWSDLAREKITWHKEFSVGLDDSRAPHYAWFTDGRMNVSYNCIDRHLDQRGDKPAIIFEGENGDTRTYTYRDLYNEVGKLANGLRASGVKKGDRVVIYMPMIAEAVIAMQACARIGAIHSVVFGGFSADALRDRIDNSGAEVVITADGGTRGGRVVSLKKTTDKALEISSGTVRNVIVCKRAGNEVNMTEGRDVWWQDLVADQPADSEPEWVESEHPLFLLYTSGSTGKPKGIQHASAGYLLNTIVTNEWVFDLHDDDVFWCTADVGWVTGHSYVAYGPLAIGATQVVYEGVPTVPDGGRWWKMCQAHGVTVFYTAPTAIRALMKLGDEFPGQYDLSKLRLLGTVGEPINPEAWMWYYRTIGGERCPIVDTWWQTETGAHMIAPLPAVTTLTPGSCTRPLPGIVADVVNEEGESLGPDQGGFLVIKKPWPSMLRTVWQDDNRYRSTYWPKFGGKYYLAGDSARRDPDGNFWIMGRIDDVLNVSGHRLGTMEIESALVAHEAVAEAAVVGRPHDVKGEAIVAFVILKDERPTGTAAEEMVKALRDWVSEHIGPIAKPDDIRFADGLPKTRSGKIMRRLLRSIAKGEEITSDTSTLENEAVVTQLQGKA; via the coding sequence ATGAGTGACACGATCGAATCCGCGCTGCACGAGAACCGGCACTTCCCGCCGCCAGCCGACTTCGTGGCCAACGCCCGCCTGAAACCGGAGGAGGCCGAGGCGCTGTACCGCAAGGCCGAGGAGGATCACGAAGGCTTCTGGTCCGACCTCGCGCGGGAAAAGATCACCTGGCACAAGGAATTCAGCGTCGGACTCGACGACAGCCGGGCCCCGCACTACGCCTGGTTCACCGACGGCCGGATGAACGTCTCCTACAACTGCATCGACCGGCATCTCGACCAGCGCGGTGACAAGCCCGCGATCATCTTCGAGGGCGAGAACGGCGATACGCGCACCTACACCTACCGGGATCTGTACAACGAGGTGGGCAAACTCGCGAACGGGCTGCGCGCGAGCGGCGTGAAGAAGGGCGACCGCGTGGTGATCTACATGCCGATGATCGCCGAGGCCGTGATCGCGATGCAGGCCTGCGCGCGCATCGGTGCGATCCACTCGGTGGTCTTCGGCGGCTTTTCGGCAGACGCACTGCGCGACCGCATCGACAACTCGGGCGCCGAGGTCGTGATCACCGCCGACGGCGGAACCCGTGGCGGCCGCGTGGTCTCGCTGAAGAAGACCACGGACAAGGCGCTGGAGATCAGCAGCGGTACGGTCCGAAACGTGATCGTCTGCAAGCGGGCCGGCAACGAGGTCAATATGACCGAGGGCCGGGACGTTTGGTGGCAGGATCTGGTGGCCGATCAGCCCGCCGACTCCGAGCCGGAATGGGTGGAATCCGAGCACCCGTTGTTCCTGCTCTACACCTCGGGTTCGACCGGCAAGCCCAAGGGGATCCAGCACGCGAGCGCGGGCTATCTGCTGAACACGATCGTCACCAACGAATGGGTCTTCGACCTGCACGACGACGACGTCTTCTGGTGCACCGCCGACGTCGGCTGGGTCACCGGGCACTCGTATGTCGCCTACGGACCGCTGGCGATCGGGGCCACACAGGTGGTCTACGAGGGCGTGCCGACCGTTCCCGACGGCGGGCGCTGGTGGAAAATGTGCCAGGCACACGGGGTGACCGTGTTCTACACCGCACCGACCGCAATCCGCGCGCTGATGAAACTCGGTGACGAGTTTCCCGGCCAGTACGACCTGTCGAAACTGCGCCTGCTGGGCACGGTCGGCGAACCGATCAACCCTGAGGCCTGGATGTGGTACTACCGGACGATTGGCGGCGAGCGCTGCCCGATCGTGGACACCTGGTGGCAGACCGAAACCGGCGCTCACATGATCGCGCCGCTGCCCGCGGTAACCACGCTGACGCCCGGTTCCTGCACCCGCCCCCTCCCGGGAATCGTCGCCGACGTGGTGAACGAGGAAGGCGAGAGCCTGGGGCCGGATCAGGGAGGCTTCCTGGTGATCAAGAAGCCCTGGCCATCGATGCTGCGCACGGTCTGGCAGGACGACAACCGCTACAGGTCGACCTACTGGCCGAAGTTCGGCGGCAAATACTATCTCGCCGGTGATTCCGCACGGCGCGACCCGGACGGGAACTTCTGGATCATGGGCCGGATCGACGACGTGCTGAACGTCTCCGGCCACCGGCTCGGAACGATGGAGATCGAGTCGGCGCTGGTCGCGCACGAGGCCGTCGCCGAGGCTGCCGTGGTCGGGCGGCCGCACGACGTGAAGGGCGAGGCCATCGTCGCGTTCGTGATACTGAAGGACGAGCGGCCCACCGGAACCGCAGCCGAGGAAATGGTGAAGGCGCTGCGCGACTGGGTCAGCGAGCATATCGGCCCGATCGCGAAACCCGACGACATCCGCTTTGCCGATGGCCTGCCCAAGACCCGTTCCGGTAAGATCATGCGCCGCCTGCTGCGCTCGATCGCGAAGGGCGAGGAGATCACATCCGACACCTCCACGCTGGAGAACGAGGCCGTGGTCACCCAGTTGCAGGGCAAGGCGTAG
- a CDS encoding proteasome-type protease gives MTYCVAIKLDEGLVFASDSRTNAGVDQVSTYSKMHSFETEGDRLFIVLTAGNLATTQAVVNRLKREMEEGVEGSFADVVHMSDAAEYLGRVNREEQDKHSEALSKSGIVAEATLILGGQIRGGEPEIYRVYPQGNYITTSQHTPFLQIGESKYGKPILDRILAPSTPLGDAARCALVSIDSTMRSNLTVGPPIEVFVYETDSFAFEHYLCLEADDDYLRSLTHTWDENIRRAFVDLPRFDWETTRTRKKRGTQVHAAPGRSGRKSAR, from the coding sequence ATGACTTATTGTGTTGCGATCAAGCTCGACGAAGGCCTCGTCTTCGCCTCCGATTCGCGGACCAATGCGGGGGTGGATCAGGTCAGCACCTACAGCAAGATGCACAGCTTCGAGACCGAGGGCGACCGGCTGTTCATCGTGCTCACCGCCGGCAACCTCGCGACCACGCAGGCGGTGGTGAACCGCCTGAAGCGCGAGATGGAGGAAGGCGTCGAGGGCAGCTTCGCCGATGTCGTCCACATGTCCGATGCCGCCGAGTATCTGGGCCGCGTGAACCGGGAGGAGCAGGATAAGCACTCCGAAGCGCTGTCCAAGTCCGGCATCGTCGCCGAGGCCACGCTAATCCTCGGGGGGCAGATCCGCGGCGGGGAACCCGAGATCTACCGGGTCTACCCGCAGGGCAACTACATCACCACCAGCCAGCACACGCCTTTCCTGCAGATCGGCGAGAGCAAGTACGGCAAGCCGATCCTGGACCGCATTCTCGCGCCGTCGACGCCGCTGGGGGATGCCGCACGCTGCGCACTGGTCTCGATCGATTCGACCATGCGCTCCAACCTGACGGTCGGCCCGCCGATCGAGGTGTTCGTTTACGAGACCGACTCGTTCGCCTTCGAACACTATCTGTGCCTGGAGGCCGACGACGACTACCTGCGGTCGCTGACCCATACCTGGGACGAAAACATCCGCAGGGCGTTCGTCGACCTGCCCCGCTTCGACTGGGAAACGACCCGCACGCGCAAGAAACGCGGGACCCAGGTGCACGCGGCCCCCGGGCGCAGCGGCCGCAAGAGTGCCCGCTGA
- a CDS encoding alpha-E domain-containing protein: MLSRVAERVYWLARYVERAENTARMIISFHLVSLDMPKTVQLSWKGLVAVTGNEHVFDAHYQREDERNCVKFLVADHYNPSSVLSSLKAARENVRTTRDLVPSEAWEVVNELYLFARDNIDNGIGKRARYQFLTEIVQRCQTLTGLLAGCMSHDAAYDFIRLGRNLERADMTSRQIDVGAIRYLKKTADPTPYDGLLWTGILRSQSGFQMYRQHVKRRINGVDVVRFLLQDVPFPRAVAHSLRYVQEALERLPRNELPLRLVMQARRHALGADVDQLIAEDRLHGFIDTLQQDIGEIHTAVVDTWFRIEKAA, translated from the coding sequence ATGCTCTCCAGGGTGGCCGAGCGTGTTTACTGGCTGGCGCGTTACGTCGAACGGGCCGAGAACACCGCACGCATGATCATCTCGTTCCATCTGGTCTCGCTGGATATGCCCAAGACCGTGCAGTTGTCCTGGAAGGGGCTGGTCGCGGTCACCGGCAACGAACACGTGTTCGACGCGCACTACCAGCGCGAGGACGAGCGCAATTGCGTGAAGTTCCTCGTCGCCGACCATTACAACCCGAGCTCGGTGCTCAGTTCGCTGAAGGCCGCGCGGGAGAACGTGCGCACCACGCGCGATCTGGTGCCTTCCGAGGCGTGGGAGGTCGTGAACGAACTGTACCTGTTCGCGCGGGACAATATCGACAATGGCATCGGCAAGCGCGCGCGCTACCAGTTCCTGACCGAGATCGTGCAGCGCTGCCAGACGCTCACCGGCTTGCTCGCAGGCTGCATGAGTCACGACGCGGCCTACGACTTCATCCGCCTCGGACGCAACCTGGAGCGTGCCGACATGACCAGCCGCCAGATCGACGTCGGCGCGATCCGCTACCTGAAGAAGACCGCCGATCCGACTCCGTACGACGGGCTGCTCTGGACCGGCATCCTGCGTTCCCAGAGCGGTTTCCAGATGTACCGCCAGCACGTGAAGCGGCGAATCAATGGGGTCGATGTGGTGCGTTTCCTGCTGCAGGATGTGCCGTTTCCGCGTGCGGTCGCACATTCGTTGCGTTACGTGCAGGAGGCGCTGGAGCGTTTGCCGCGCAACGAACTGCCGCTGAGGCTGGTGATGCAGGCGCGCCGGCACGCGCTCGGCGCCGACGTCGACCAGTTGATCGCGGAGGATCGGCTGCATGGGTTCATTGACACGCTGCAGCAGGATATCGGCGAGATTCACACGGCCGTCGTCGACACCTGGTTCCGGATCGAGAAGGCCGCCTGA
- a CDS encoding circularly permuted type 2 ATP-grasp protein: MSIDWKTYDPAPFYDELIASRGSPRPVARRLTDYLRSLDDNELQIRKQAADHAILEMGISFTVYSEGENIDRAWPFDIVPRVIPKNEWVGVEAGLVQRLTALNLFIDDVYNEQKIFRDGVMPAYVLEHSRNFREQCRGIHPPHGVWAHICGSDLVRDGDGTLYVLEDNLRVPSGVSYMLENREVTKRVFPEVFENSSILPVDEYPTQLFDMLASISPRPQDYPEIVVLTPGIFNSAYFEHSFLAQRMGAELVEGADLVVGDDDCVYMRTIQGLERVDVIYRRVDDAFIDPEEFNPESLLGVRGLMRAWRKGNVGLANAPGSGVADDKVIYAFVPAMIKYYLDQDPIIPNVPTWLCVNDEHRGYVLGHLEQLVVKPANESGGYGMLVGPHASKKQRAEFAQLIRNDPRNYIAQPTLSLSVAPTLCDEGLEPRHLDLRPFVLQGVRTDVTAGGLTRVAMRRGSLVVNSSQGGGSKDTWIVDEEA; the protein is encoded by the coding sequence ATGTCGATCGACTGGAAGACCTACGATCCCGCTCCCTTCTACGACGAGCTGATCGCTTCCCGGGGCAGCCCCAGGCCGGTGGCCCGCCGCCTGACGGATTACCTCAGGTCGCTCGACGACAACGAACTGCAGATCCGCAAGCAGGCTGCCGATCATGCGATCCTCGAGATGGGCATCAGTTTCACGGTCTACAGCGAGGGCGAGAACATCGACCGTGCCTGGCCGTTCGACATCGTTCCCCGGGTCATTCCCAAGAACGAGTGGGTCGGAGTCGAGGCGGGCCTGGTCCAGCGGCTGACCGCGCTGAACCTGTTCATCGACGACGTCTACAACGAGCAGAAGATCTTCCGCGACGGGGTGATGCCGGCCTACGTACTCGAACATTCCAGGAACTTCCGCGAGCAGTGCCGGGGAATCCATCCGCCCCATGGGGTATGGGCGCATATCTGTGGCTCCGATCTGGTGCGCGACGGTGACGGAACGCTGTATGTGCTGGAGGACAATCTGCGCGTGCCTTCCGGCGTTTCGTACATGCTGGAGAACCGCGAGGTGACCAAGCGCGTGTTCCCCGAGGTTTTCGAGAACTCCAGCATCCTGCCGGTCGACGAGTACCCGACCCAGCTGTTCGACATGCTGGCGTCGATCTCGCCGCGCCCGCAGGATTATCCGGAGATTGTGGTGCTCACCCCCGGAATCTTCAACTCGGCGTACTTCGAGCACTCGTTCCTCGCGCAGCGTATGGGCGCCGAGCTGGTCGAGGGTGCGGATCTGGTCGTCGGCGACGACGACTGCGTGTACATGCGCACCATCCAGGGACTCGAACGCGTGGACGTGATCTACCGCCGCGTCGACGATGCCTTCATCGACCCGGAGGAGTTCAATCCCGAGTCGCTGCTCGGCGTGCGCGGCCTGATGCGCGCCTGGCGCAAGGGCAACGTCGGCCTCGCCAATGCGCCGGGCTCCGGGGTCGCCGACGACAAGGTGATCTACGCCTTCGTGCCGGCGATGATCAAGTACTACCTCGATCAGGACCCGATCATCCCCAATGTTCCCACCTGGCTCTGCGTGAACGACGAGCATCGTGGGTACGTGCTGGGCCACCTCGAGCAACTGGTGGTGAAGCCCGCGAACGAGTCCGGCGGCTACGGTATGCTGGTCGGACCGCACGCGAGCAAAAAGCAGCGCGCCGAGTTCGCGCAGCTGATCCGCAACGATCCTCGCAACTACATCGCCCAACCGACGCTGAGTCTGTCCGTTGCGCCGACGTTGTGTGACGAAGGCTTGGAGCCAAGGCACCTGGATCTGCGTCCGTTCGTGCTGCAGGGGGTGCGCACGGACGTAACCGCCGGCGGACTGACTCGGGTCGCGATGCGCAGAGGCTCGCTGGTGGTGAACTCTTCGCAGGGAGGAGGCAGCAAGGATACCTGGATCGTGGACGAGGAGGCCTGA
- a CDS encoding class I SAM-dependent methyltransferase has translation MDLISIRKSYRRYARHYDVIFGRVFARGRRLALDTLAPVSGKRVLEVGVGTGISLPFYCTDAEVVGIDISREMLEVARRRVSDQGCPAVIGLAEMNAERLGFADDSFDAVVAMYVASVVPNPEQLFAEMWRVCRPGGQILVVNHFASRQWFLRTLERSLRPLSRAVGFRPDMELDHFVAVTGREPVAIEPASLFGYWKQVQFTKSA, from the coding sequence GTGGACCTGATCAGTATCCGCAAGAGCTATCGGCGTTACGCCCGCCATTACGACGTGATCTTCGGGCGCGTTTTCGCCCGGGGACGGCGCCTCGCGCTGGACACCCTGGCGCCGGTATCCGGCAAGCGCGTGCTCGAGGTCGGCGTCGGGACCGGGATCTCGCTGCCGTTCTATTGCACGGACGCAGAGGTCGTCGGGATCGACATCAGCCGGGAGATGCTCGAGGTCGCGCGCCGGCGCGTCTCCGACCAGGGTTGCCCCGCGGTGATCGGCCTCGCCGAGATGAACGCCGAGCGGCTGGGTTTCGCAGACGACAGCTTCGACGCCGTGGTCGCGATGTACGTGGCGTCCGTGGTGCCCAATCCCGAGCAACTGTTCGCGGAGATGTGGCGGGTCTGCAGGCCCGGTGGGCAGATCCTGGTAGTGAACCATTTCGCGTCGCGCCAGTGGTTCCTGCGTACCCTGGAACGCAGCCTGCGTCCGCTGTCGCGGGCCGTCGGGTTTCGGCCCGACATGGAACTGGATCACTTCGTCGCGGTAACCGGTCGCGAGCCGGTTGCGATCGAGCCTGCCAGCTTGTTCGGCTACTGGAAGCAGGTGCAGTTCACCAAGTCGGCCTGA
- the pnp gene encoding polyribonucleotide nucleotidyltransferase, translated as MSYKKTFQYGNQTVTFETGGIARQASGAVLVNIADTVVLVTVVARKEADPGRDFFPLTVNYQERTYAAGKIPGGFFKREGRPNEKETLTSRLIDRPLRPLFPEGFKHETQIIATVMSINPEVDPDIVAMLGASAALAVSGVPFAGPIGAARVGYRDGQYLLNPTASELPDSQLDLVVAGTENAVIMVESEASELSEEVMLGAVMYGHEQMQAAIQAIRELAADAGKPAWDWTAPETDDSLDVRVAEVARNALVEVYQVAEKQARTERLNSLRAGVVEQVATGGDEAPSAEAVKNAFHDLEYRIVRDRILDGNPRIDGRDTRTVRPITVQTGVLPRAHGSAVFTRGETQALVVATLGTDRDAQVIDAIEGERRERFMLHYNFPPYCTGETGMVGTPKRREIGHGRLAKRGVQAVMPKDDSFPYVIRVVSEITESNGSSSMASVCGTSLALMDAGVPMKAPVAGIAMGLIKEADRFAVLADILGDEDHLGDMDFKVAGTRDGVTALQMDIKIDGITREIMETALQQARDGRLHILERMGEAISSHRTEMSSYAPRFITMRINPEKIRDVIGKGGATIRALTEETGTSIDISDDGIVKIASTDQAAGEEARRRIEELTADVEVGRVYSGRVVKIMDFGAFVSILPGRDGLVHISQISNDRVENVTDFLNEGDSVTVKVLEVDKQGRIRLSMKAVDAA; from the coding sequence GTGTCATACAAGAAGACGTTTCAGTACGGAAATCAGACGGTCACCTTCGAGACCGGAGGCATCGCCCGGCAGGCCAGCGGAGCCGTCCTGGTCAACATCGCGGACACCGTGGTGCTGGTCACGGTGGTGGCGCGCAAGGAGGCCGATCCAGGTCGCGACTTCTTCCCGCTGACGGTGAACTACCAGGAACGGACCTACGCGGCCGGCAAGATCCCCGGTGGCTTCTTCAAGCGCGAGGGGCGCCCCAACGAGAAGGAAACGCTGACCAGCCGATTGATCGACCGGCCATTGCGACCGCTGTTCCCGGAAGGCTTCAAGCACGAGACCCAGATCATCGCGACAGTCATGTCGATCAACCCCGAGGTGGATCCGGACATCGTCGCGATGCTCGGCGCCTCGGCCGCGCTCGCGGTCTCGGGCGTGCCGTTCGCTGGGCCGATCGGCGCGGCTCGCGTGGGCTACCGGGACGGCCAGTACCTCCTGAACCCCACCGCTTCGGAATTGCCCGACTCGCAACTCGACCTGGTCGTGGCCGGCACCGAGAATGCGGTGATCATGGTCGAATCGGAAGCGAGCGAGCTCTCGGAAGAGGTGATGCTGGGCGCGGTGATGTACGGCCACGAGCAGATGCAGGCGGCGATCCAGGCGATCCGTGAACTGGCCGCCGACGCTGGCAAGCCGGCCTGGGACTGGACCGCGCCGGAGACCGACGACAGCCTCGACGTTCGGGTCGCCGAGGTCGCCCGTAACGCACTGGTCGAGGTCTACCAGGTCGCCGAGAAGCAGGCGCGGACCGAGCGTCTGAACAGCCTGCGTGCCGGTGTGGTGGAGCAGGTCGCCACCGGCGGCGACGAAGCGCCTTCCGCCGAGGCCGTGAAGAACGCGTTCCACGATCTGGAATACCGGATCGTGCGCGACCGGATCCTGGACGGCAACCCGCGGATCGACGGCCGCGACACCCGTACCGTGCGCCCGATCACCGTGCAGACTGGGGTGCTTCCGCGCGCCCATGGCTCCGCGGTGTTCACCCGCGGCGAGACGCAGGCGCTGGTGGTTGCCACCCTGGGTACCGACCGCGACGCCCAGGTGATCGACGCGATCGAGGGCGAGCGCCGCGAGCGCTTCATGCTGCACTACAATTTTCCGCCGTACTGCACCGGCGAGACGGGTATGGTCGGGACGCCGAAGCGGCGCGAGATCGGGCACGGCCGCCTCGCCAAGCGTGGCGTGCAGGCGGTGATGCCGAAAGACGACAGTTTCCCGTACGTGATCCGCGTGGTCTCCGAAATCACCGAGTCCAACGGTTCGAGTTCCATGGCGTCGGTCTGCGGCACCAGCCTCGCACTGATGGATGCCGGGGTACCCATGAAGGCGCCGGTTGCAGGGATTGCGATGGGGCTGATCAAGGAAGCCGACCGCTTCGCGGTGTTGGCCGACATCCTCGGCGACGAGGATCATCTGGGCGACATGGATTTCAAGGTTGCAGGCACACGCGATGGTGTGACCGCGCTGCAGATGGATATCAAGATCGACGGGATCACCCGGGAGATCATGGAGACGGCGCTACAGCAGGCGCGCGATGGGCGTCTGCATATCCTCGAGCGTATGGGCGAGGCCATCAGCTCGCACCGCACCGAGATGTCGAGCTATGCTCCGCGCTTCATTACCATGCGGATCAACCCGGAGAAGATCCGCGACGTGATCGGCAAGGGTGGGGCGACCATTCGGGCGCTGACCGAGGAAACGGGCACCTCGATCGATATCTCCGATGACGGCATCGTGAAGATCGCGTCGACCGATCAGGCCGCGGGCGAAGAAGCGAGGCGCCGCATCGAGGAGCTGACCGCCGATGTCGAGGTAGGCCGGGTCTATAGCGGACGCGTGGTGAAGATCATGGATTTCGGCGCGTTCGTGTCGATTCTGCCCGGCCGCGACGGCTTGGTGCACATCTCCCAGATCTCGAATGATCGCGTGGAGAACGTGACCGATTTCCTGAACGAAGGCGACTCGGTGACCGTGAAGGTGCTCGAGGTCGACAAGCAGGGCCGAATCAGACTGAGCATGAAGGCCGTCGACGCCGCCTGA
- the rpsO gene encoding 30S ribosomal protein S15, with product MSIGTEAKMAIVEQHRRDANDTGSPEVQVALLTARIQHLMSHFQTHKKDHHSRRGLLKMVNQRRKLLSYLKGRDQERYQALVQSLGLRR from the coding sequence ATGTCAATCGGTACCGAAGCCAAGATGGCCATCGTCGAGCAGCACCGCCGCGATGCCAACGACACGGGTTCGCCGGAGGTGCAGGTGGCACTGCTCACCGCGCGCATCCAGCACCTGATGAGTCATTTCCAGACCCACAAGAAAGATCACCATTCGCGCCGCGGCCTGCTGAAGATGGTGAATCAGCGGCGCAAGCTGCTGAGCTACCTGAAGGGCAGGGACCAGGAGCGCTATCAGGCGCTGGTGCAGAGTCTCGGTCTACGCCGGTAA
- the truB gene encoding tRNA pseudouridine(55) synthase TruB, with translation MPIQRRDIDGIILLDKPRGLSSNQALGRVKYLLAARKAGHTGSLDPLATGLLPLCFGQATKVSGWLLDADKHYVAVARLGVETSTGDMEGEILREHTVPALTGADVDVACARFRGEIQQVPPMHSALKHQGQRLYALARKGIEVERPARTVTIHALRGVLEAPDRLRVEVHCSKGTYIRTLIEDLGRALGCGAAVAELRRTGHGSFDAGEMVTMEELEAASAEGGPQALERWLRPADSALADCPEVRLDAASTRFVRQGQPVFVARIREQGPLRLYGSNGEFLGVGELLDDGRVAPRRLFVAGAAADA, from the coding sequence ATGCCGATTCAACGCCGTGACATCGATGGCATCATCCTGCTTGACAAGCCCCGGGGCCTGAGTTCGAACCAGGCCCTGGGGCGGGTCAAGTACCTGCTCGCGGCGCGCAAGGCGGGGCACACCGGCAGCTTGGATCCGCTTGCCACGGGCCTGCTGCCGCTGTGTTTCGGGCAGGCGACCAAGGTGTCCGGATGGCTTCTCGACGCCGACAAGCACTACGTCGCGGTGGCCCGCCTCGGTGTCGAGACCTCGACCGGCGACATGGAAGGCGAGATACTGCGCGAGCATACGGTGCCGGCACTGACCGGCGCCGATGTGGACGTCGCCTGTGCCCGCTTTCGGGGCGAAATCCAGCAGGTGCCGCCGATGCACTCGGCGCTGAAGCACCAGGGACAGCGGTTGTATGCGCTGGCACGCAAGGGCATCGAGGTGGAGCGGCCTGCCCGTACCGTGACCATCCATGCGCTGCGCGGGGTGCTGGAGGCGCCGGACCGGCTGCGTGTGGAGGTCCACTGCAGCAAGGGAACGTATATCCGCACCCTGATCGAGGATCTGGGCCGCGCCCTCGGTTGCGGAGCGGCCGTCGCCGAACTGCGCCGCACGGGCCACGGGTCGTTCGATGCCGGTGAGATGGTGACCATGGAGGAACTCGAGGCCGCGTCCGCCGAGGGTGGACCCCAGGCGCTCGAGCGCTGGCTGCGCCCTGCGGACAGCGCGTTGGCGGACTGCCCGGAGGTGCGGCTGGACGCCGCGAGTACGCGTTTCGTGCGCCAGGGGCAGCCGGTGTTCGTTGCCCGGATCCGGGAGCAGGGTCCGCTGCGCCTCTACGGTTCGAACGGCGAGTTTCTTGGCGTGGGCGAGCTGCTCGATGACGGCCGGGTCGCGCCCCGGCGGCTGTTCGTGGCCGGAGCCGCGGCAGATGCCTGA
- the rbfA gene encoding 30S ribosome-binding factor RbfA, whose translation MAAHRDYHRSERVGDQIQRELAELIRVEVKDPRVGMITLSGVEVSRDLAHAKVFFTQLGGEDKGIEAQQGLNHAAGYLRHALGTRLRLRSVPTLRFIYDDTPERGARISALIDSAIAEDTARHPEGAPSDESTDPEPGR comes from the coding sequence ATGGCGGCACACCGCGACTATCACCGCAGCGAGCGGGTCGGCGATCAGATTCAGCGTGAACTGGCGGAGCTGATCCGGGTCGAGGTCAAGGATCCGCGTGTCGGTATGATCACCCTCTCGGGTGTCGAGGTCAGCCGCGACCTCGCGCATGCCAAAGTGTTTTTCACCCAGTTGGGCGGGGAGGACAAGGGGATCGAAGCCCAGCAGGGCCTGAACCATGCCGCCGGCTACCTGCGCCATGCGCTGGGAACCCGCCTGCGCCTGCGCAGCGTCCCGACGCTGCGCTTCATCTACGACGATACCCCTGAGCGCGGCGCACGTATCTCGGCGCTGATCGACTCGGCGATCGCCGAGGACACCGCCCGGCATCCGGAAGGTGCGCCATCGGACGAATCCACGGACCCGGAGCCCGGCCGCTGA